A portion of the Babylonia areolata isolate BAREFJ2019XMU chromosome 16, ASM4173473v1, whole genome shotgun sequence genome contains these proteins:
- the LOC143290895 gene encoding uncharacterized protein LOC143290895: MNQVNTSDHQHTQSESEGDRETEEREEGLEEEGREEEEEEERELKEMAMVALGLLKQEVKVMLQQVKHLVKTNSVLAAQVFTTDVEGWTPVHACALRGKKKVLKAMLQAGVDVNCRMGQPEGLPARCSLLHIAANRHDKKVADYLIHHGADVNAADSFGRTPLFYANRSGNREVAKLLVDSGAAATAVAHGTPEVEVTSAPEEAGRKSMSEELTTPEPKLTRFCFLPLPHHHHHHHQHHHQQHHHHHDRQRHHHRHRHQPGSGSPIGHRTC, translated from the exons ATGAACCAGGTGAACACCTCAGACCACCAACACACGCAGAGCGAGAgcgaaggggacagagagacagaggagagagaggaaggcctggaagaggagggcagagaggaggaggaggaggaggagagggagttgAAAGAGATGGCGATGGTGGCTCTGGGGCTGCTGAAGCAAGAGGTCAAGGTCATGCTGCAGCAGGTGAAACACTTGGTCAAGACCAACTCTGTGCTGGCTGCTCAG GTGTTCACGACCGACGTGGAAGGCTGGACGCCGGTGCACGCCTGCGCGCTACGCggcaagaagaaggtgctgaaGGCCATGTTGCAGGCGGGCGTGGACGTCAACTGCCGCATGGGGCAACCTGAGGGGCTGCCGGCCCGCTGCTCCCTGCTCCACATCGCCGCCAACCGCCACGACAAGAAGGTCGCCGACTACCTCATCCATCACGGCGCCGACGTCAACGCCGCCGACTCCTTCGGGAGGACGCCGCTCTTCTACGCCAACCGCAGCGGCAACCGTGAAGTGGCCAAGCTTCTCGTGGACAGTGGCGCCGCCGCGACCGCCGTCGCGCATGGCACCCCAGAAGTGGAAGTGACGTCAGCGCCGGAAGAAGCCGGGCGGAAGTCGATGAGCGAAGAACTGACCACGCCGGAACCGAAACTGACTCGTTTCTGTTTCCTGCCGTTGccgcatcaccatcatcatcaccatcaacaccaccaccagcagcaccatcatcatcatgaccgtcAACggcatcatcaccgtcatcgacATCAGCCTGGGAGCGGTAGTCCTATCGGGCACAGGACGTGCTAG